A stretch of Microbulbifer sp. SAOS-129_SWC DNA encodes these proteins:
- a CDS encoding hydrolase — MIEKFSPAIGLGNCHLQTIFSRLHRPKPWVRTECHWHYTLDGDRLGLHLPRPLRDSAEHPLVLILHGLEGSVESPYAQGLMAALLERDYQVAVMHFRGCGGVPNMLLRAYHSGDSEDPRWLAGELRKQLPNTPMMAVGYSLGGNVLLKWLGEDGQGSPLSAAVAVSAPMDLHACSRRINSGLSRFYQRHLLKSLKNSLEQKARDSSLADAMPNLKDPRNFRNFRNFDDAFTAPLHGFRDVDDYYTRASSKPLLKNIAVPTLIIHAVDDPFICPSAIPTAKEVSPNVELAISAHGGHVGFIAGSLWRPEYWLEQNIPDYLDKFRGQQ, encoded by the coding sequence ATGATTGAGAAGTTTTCCCCCGCTATCGGCCTGGGCAATTGTCACCTGCAGACCATCTTTTCCCGCCTTCACCGCCCCAAGCCCTGGGTGCGCACCGAATGCCATTGGCACTACACGCTCGACGGCGACCGCCTGGGCCTGCACCTGCCACGGCCGCTCCGCGACAGCGCTGAACATCCGCTGGTGCTGATTCTTCACGGCCTCGAGGGATCGGTGGAATCCCCCTATGCACAGGGGCTGATGGCGGCACTTCTAGAGCGCGATTACCAGGTGGCGGTGATGCACTTCCGCGGCTGCGGCGGTGTGCCCAACATGTTGCTGCGCGCCTACCACAGTGGCGACAGCGAGGATCCGCGCTGGCTTGCCGGCGAACTGCGCAAACAGTTACCGAATACACCGATGATGGCCGTGGGCTATTCGCTCGGCGGCAATGTGCTACTGAAGTGGCTCGGCGAAGACGGGCAGGGCAGTCCGCTGAGTGCGGCGGTGGCAGTGTCCGCGCCAATGGATCTGCATGCCTGCAGCCGGCGTATCAATTCCGGCCTATCGCGCTTTTACCAGCGTCACCTGCTGAAGAGCCTGAAGAACAGTCTCGAGCAGAAAGCGCGGGACTCCAGTCTCGCGGACGCCATGCCCAATCTGAAGGATCCACGCAACTTCCGCAATTTTCGCAACTTCGATGATGCTTTCACGGCGCCGTTGCATGGATTCCGCGATGTCGACGACTACTACACCCGCGCCTCCAGCAAGCCGCTGCTAAAAAATATCGCCGTGCCGACACTGATCATCCATGCCGTCGATGATCCTTTTATCTGCCCGAGCGCCATTCCCACTGCAAAGGAAGTCAGCCCCAATGTAGAGCTGGCTATCAGTGCCCACGGGGGCCATGTCGGCTTTATCGCCGGGAGTCTGTGGCGGCCAGAATACTGGCTGGAACAGAATATCCCCGACTACCTCGACAAATTCCGGGGCCAGCAGTGA
- a CDS encoding DUF411 domain-containing protein codes for MRKFYKPSVATAVLVLLLAAFPVLADNDVGKQGDNALVVYKNPLCFCCRKWMAHLHKAGIRTRTDNSVHMGEIKGQWGVPAGMQSCHTAVWQQKYVFEGHVPARLIRQYLSDPPEGSFGLTVPGMPKGSPGMDDGGEFEPYNVYLLMRGGDYRFYTRVTERESR; via the coding sequence ATGCGGAAGTTCTATAAACCCAGCGTCGCCACCGCAGTCTTGGTGCTGTTGCTGGCGGCCTTCCCCGTACTGGCAGATAACGATGTCGGAAAACAGGGCGACAATGCGCTTGTCGTGTACAAAAACCCGCTGTGTTTCTGTTGCAGGAAATGGATGGCGCACCTGCACAAGGCCGGCATCCGGACTCGCACGGACAACAGCGTGCATATGGGCGAGATCAAGGGGCAGTGGGGCGTACCCGCAGGGATGCAGAGTTGCCACACCGCGGTGTGGCAGCAGAAGTATGTGTTCGAGGGCCATGTTCCGGCGCGCCTGATTCGCCAGTACCTGAGCGATCCACCCGAGGGCAGTTTCGGGCTCACGGTACCGGGAATGCCCAAGGGCAGCCCCGGCATGGACGACGGCGGTGAGTTTGAACCCTACAATGTGTACCTGCTGATGCGCGGTGGCGACTACCGCTTCTACACCCGCGTGACCGAGCGCGAATCCCGCTAA
- the egtD gene encoding L-histidine N(alpha)-methyltransferase, translating into MNLAVKPPHAHNRETAEFLSDVREGLRRTQKTLPCKYLYDESGSKLFEQICELHDYYLTRTEAAIFSNHLPEMTTAIGAHALIIEPGAGNCEKARPLLAQLRDPAGYMPMDISPEILLAAKADIQAHLPALAITAAVGDFTSPQVWQTLERPPAEKQVIFFPGSTIGNFDPQQARQLLQSFAEQLRPGDGLLIGADLDKDAVVLERAYHDSEHVTAQFNKNLLVRINRELGGDFDLSRFAHRAFYHPLRQRVEMHLVSLCAQTVTIAGQPFSFRDGETIHTENSHKYPLEDFRQLLANTGFRAVNYWSDPEQYYAVHYAEVL; encoded by the coding sequence ATGAACCTGGCCGTGAAACCACCGCACGCGCACAACCGTGAAACTGCCGAATTTCTGTCTGATGTGCGCGAAGGCCTGCGGCGTACACAGAAAACCCTGCCGTGCAAATACCTTTACGACGAGAGCGGTTCGAAACTGTTCGAGCAGATCTGCGAGCTGCATGACTACTACCTGACCCGTACCGAAGCGGCAATTTTTTCCAACCACCTGCCGGAAATGACCACCGCCATCGGCGCGCACGCGCTGATCATCGAACCCGGTGCCGGCAATTGCGAAAAAGCCCGGCCACTGCTCGCGCAGCTGCGGGATCCCGCCGGCTATATGCCGATGGATATCTCGCCGGAAATCCTGCTGGCCGCCAAGGCAGATATACAGGCACACCTGCCAGCGCTGGCGATCACCGCAGCTGTGGGCGACTTCACCAGCCCGCAAGTGTGGCAGACACTCGAGCGTCCCCCCGCGGAAAAGCAGGTCATTTTCTTTCCCGGCTCCACCATTGGCAATTTCGATCCGCAGCAGGCTCGGCAACTGCTGCAATCTTTCGCCGAGCAGTTACGTCCCGGTGACGGCCTGCTGATTGGCGCCGACCTGGACAAGGACGCCGTCGTGCTCGAGCGGGCCTACCACGACAGCGAACACGTCACCGCCCAATTCAACAAGAACCTGCTGGTGCGCATCAACCGGGAACTGGGCGGTGATTTTGACCTGTCGCGGTTTGCCCATCGCGCTTTCTACCATCCGCTGCGCCAGCGGGTGGAAATGCACCTGGTCAGTCTGTGCGCACAGACAGTCACGATTGCCGGACAGCCGTTCAGTTTTCGCGACGGCGAGACCATTCATACCGAAAACAGCCATAAATACCCGCTCGAGGACTTCCGCCAACTGCTCGCGAATACCGGTTTTAGAGCGGTGAACTACTGGAGCGATCCCGAGCAATATTACGCGGTGCACTATGCGGAAGTTCTATAA
- the egtB gene encoding ergothioneine biosynthesis protein EgtB has product MTTLAGKVDGEVDTDSHAELLARYLRIRSQTERLVDPLSAEDMQLQSMADASPSKWHLAHTSWFFETFLLRPNVADYRPYDPDFHHLFNSYYNSLGTPFQRPQRGLLSRPDLESVFAYRDSIDRQMVELLEAGFLPASIGKLVALGLNHEQQHQELLLTDIKHAFSINPILPAYSDTRGDDDPAETAAPLSWLPIAGGIQRIGSEGEHFYFDNEGPAHEQLLQDFCIASRLATNGEYLEFIRDGGYREPRLWLSDGWAQLQREKRESPLYWQQREGQWYQFTLAGLEPLCHGEPACHLSFYEADAFATWAGKRLPTEFEWEVAACQLRRPDQLAGANLLEKGNFRPLAAGPQQQFLGDLWEWTSSAYLPYPGFRPSADAVGEYNGKFMCNQKVLRGGSCVTPADHVRISYRNFFYPHQNWQFTGIRLAGDTL; this is encoded by the coding sequence ATGACGACACTGGCCGGAAAGGTAGACGGAGAGGTAGATACAGACAGCCACGCGGAACTGCTCGCCCGCTACCTGCGCATCCGTTCGCAGACGGAGCGCCTGGTGGATCCGCTATCGGCTGAGGACATGCAGCTGCAGTCGATGGCCGACGCCAGCCCGAGCAAGTGGCATCTGGCGCACACCAGCTGGTTTTTCGAGACATTCCTGCTGCGCCCCAATGTGGCCGACTACCGCCCCTACGATCCCGACTTCCACCACCTGTTCAATTCCTACTACAACAGCCTCGGCACACCGTTCCAACGCCCACAGCGCGGCCTGTTATCGCGCCCCGACCTGGAGTCGGTATTCGCCTACCGCGACAGCATTGACCGCCAGATGGTGGAGCTGCTCGAGGCGGGGTTCTTGCCCGCGTCAATCGGAAAGCTGGTTGCCCTGGGGCTCAATCACGAGCAGCAACACCAGGAACTGCTGCTGACCGATATCAAACACGCCTTTTCCATCAACCCGATACTGCCGGCCTACAGCGACACCCGCGGCGACGACGACCCGGCTGAAACTGCGGCACCGCTGTCGTGGCTGCCAATCGCCGGCGGGATACAGCGTATCGGCAGCGAGGGCGAGCATTTCTATTTCGACAACGAGGGCCCGGCGCACGAGCAGCTGCTACAGGATTTCTGTATCGCCTCGCGCCTGGCCACCAATGGGGAGTACCTCGAGTTTATCCGCGACGGTGGCTACCGCGAGCCACGCCTGTGGCTGTCCGACGGCTGGGCGCAACTGCAACGCGAGAAGCGCGAATCGCCGCTGTACTGGCAGCAGAGGGAAGGGCAGTGGTACCAGTTCACCCTTGCCGGCCTGGAGCCGTTATGTCACGGGGAGCCCGCCTGCCACCTCAGTTTCTACGAAGCGGACGCCTTCGCGACCTGGGCCGGGAAACGCCTGCCGACGGAATTCGAATGGGAAGTGGCCGCCTGCCAGCTGCGCCGACCGGATCAGCTCGCCGGCGCCAACCTGCTGGAAAAAGGCAACTTCCGTCCACTGGCTGCCGGCCCCCAGCAGCAGTTTCTCGGCGACCTGTGGGAGTGGACATCGAGCGCCTACCTGCCGTACCCCGGCTTCAGGCCCAGCGCCGATGCCGTAGGCGAATACAACGGCAAATTCATGTGCAACCAGAAGGTGCTGCGCGGCGGTTCCTGTGTGACCCCGGCGGACCATGTCCGCATCAGCTACCGCAACTTCTTCTATCCGCACCAGAACTGGCAATTTACCGGCATTCGCCTGGCAGGAGACACCCTATGA
- a CDS encoding TonB-dependent receptor: MLDADQTGKHRNFRLTFLSQAIAFATALSGSAYAAEIEEVVVTAQKRAENLQDVPIAISAFTGDSIKKMGAQNLTDLGKTTPGVEMNNDTTLQPTYNIRGIQTSDFTVGSDPAVAVYVDGVYTGRGAGAEVPLADIERVEVLKGPQGTLFGRNATGGAIHIITKKPFNENQAEVNFTAGNYGRLSTDVIVNRALTDDLSMRVTASSNKRDGYYPNGGNGANWGGQDTQTFRAALAWLPSENTEVVWRNEYNKLDQNSAVRVSTNSALSSGDMFGDVNFDFPDHEKRDLYGSSLTVTHDFDAATLTSITAYRTYNAVIQQDEDGENNPDYFFGSLNDDDEKYFSQEFRLNGATDSLKWTLGASYSQEKLEHTTEAFFTPSTFESFALYTALKEDPESLMALTQLLPADMQGPVSAQLGPQLAAIAQMDDEQVAEQLPAAREMLRGFGLDGVMIANFFGNYMLPGLVQQATINGTMPQFIGSFDCGGQLASGDQMALRQCLMMGASAFVQGKDPSWRESVKNTGDYRSAAVYGDATWSITDALDLTMGLRYTQDKKDFSIDTAYQNELYGIPFGIAFFSGGKPMISETPSDTWSDLSGRAVLNYRWNDSVMTYLSWANGFKAGGFNSLNYGANIENSFDQENVTNIEAGLKSNLLDNRLQLNAALFSYQYDNLQELSLIGFPIPSYNLRNADAEGKGGELEVLWAATDGLLIGGNYSHLETEYTRYQVITAAGETAADDRTGQPRVGTPEDKFNLMAEYTIDLNSGANVVLRGDYNWTGERVGTITDASLVIPDYQLLNARMSFNSADDRYTVSGWVQNVTDEEVVGSYGGPGEAIGSNTGWRFAPRTVGADVTVRF, encoded by the coding sequence ATGCTCGACGCCGATCAGACCGGTAAACACCGGAACTTCCGTTTGACCTTCCTCTCCCAGGCAATCGCTTTTGCCACCGCACTGAGCGGTTCGGCCTATGCTGCCGAAATCGAAGAAGTGGTCGTTACTGCGCAGAAACGCGCCGAAAACCTGCAGGACGTTCCGATCGCCATCTCCGCCTTTACTGGCGACAGTATCAAGAAGATGGGAGCACAGAATCTCACCGACCTGGGTAAAACCACCCCCGGCGTAGAGATGAACAACGACACCACCCTGCAGCCGACCTACAACATCCGCGGCATCCAGACTTCCGACTTCACAGTGGGCTCTGACCCGGCGGTAGCGGTGTATGTCGACGGTGTCTACACCGGCCGCGGTGCCGGCGCCGAAGTGCCGCTGGCGGATATCGAGCGCGTCGAAGTGCTGAAAGGCCCACAGGGGACCCTGTTCGGCCGCAACGCCACCGGTGGTGCGATCCACATCATCACCAAGAAGCCGTTCAACGAAAACCAGGCCGAGGTGAATTTCACCGCCGGCAACTACGGCCGCCTGTCCACCGATGTGATCGTCAACCGCGCGCTGACCGACGACCTGTCGATGCGCGTAACCGCCTCCAGCAACAAGCGCGACGGCTACTACCCGAACGGCGGCAACGGCGCCAATTGGGGCGGCCAGGACACCCAGACTTTCCGCGCGGCGCTGGCCTGGCTGCCGAGCGAGAACACCGAAGTCGTCTGGCGCAATGAATACAACAAGCTGGACCAGAACAGCGCCGTGCGCGTGTCCACTAACAGCGCCCTGTCCTCCGGTGATATGTTCGGCGACGTGAACTTCGATTTCCCCGACCACGAGAAGCGTGACCTGTACGGTTCCTCTCTCACCGTCACGCATGATTTCGACGCCGCTACCCTGACCTCCATCACTGCCTACCGCACCTACAACGCGGTCATTCAGCAGGACGAAGACGGCGAGAACAATCCCGATTACTTCTTCGGTTCGCTCAACGACGACGACGAAAAGTATTTCTCGCAGGAATTCCGCCTGAACGGTGCCACCGATTCGCTCAAGTGGACCCTGGGTGCCTCCTACTCGCAGGAGAAACTGGAGCACACCACCGAGGCCTTCTTCACACCGAGCACCTTCGAGAGCTTTGCGCTGTACACCGCGCTGAAGGAAGATCCGGAATCCCTGATGGCCCTGACGCAGCTGCTGCCGGCCGACATGCAGGGCCCGGTGTCGGCACAACTCGGCCCGCAACTGGCGGCTATTGCGCAGATGGACGACGAGCAGGTTGCCGAGCAGCTGCCGGCGGCGCGGGAAATGCTGCGCGGCTTCGGCCTCGACGGCGTCATGATCGCCAACTTCTTCGGCAACTATATGCTGCCGGGTCTGGTTCAGCAGGCCACCATCAACGGCACCATGCCGCAGTTTATCGGTAGCTTCGACTGCGGCGGGCAACTCGCGTCCGGCGATCAGATGGCTCTGCGGCAGTGCCTGATGATGGGTGCCAGCGCGTTCGTGCAGGGTAAAGACCCGAGCTGGCGCGAGAGCGTGAAGAACACCGGTGACTACCGCTCCGCAGCCGTCTATGGCGATGCCACCTGGTCAATTACCGACGCCCTCGACCTGACCATGGGCCTGCGTTACACCCAGGACAAGAAAGACTTCTCCATCGATACCGCTTACCAGAACGAGCTGTACGGCATTCCGTTCGGTATCGCCTTCTTCAGCGGCGGCAAGCCGATGATTTCCGAGACGCCTTCCGATACCTGGTCCGACCTGTCTGGCCGCGCAGTCCTGAACTACCGCTGGAATGACAGCGTCATGACCTACCTGTCCTGGGCCAACGGCTTCAAGGCGGGCGGCTTCAACAGCCTGAACTACGGCGCCAATATCGAAAACTCTTTCGACCAGGAAAACGTCACCAATATCGAAGCGGGCCTGAAGTCCAACCTACTCGACAACCGCCTGCAGCTGAACGCCGCGCTGTTCAGCTACCAGTACGACAACCTGCAGGAGCTGAGTCTGATCGGTTTCCCGATCCCCAGCTACAACCTGCGTAACGCCGATGCCGAAGGCAAGGGCGGCGAACTGGAAGTGCTGTGGGCGGCCACCGATGGCCTGCTGATCGGCGGCAACTACTCGCACCTGGAAACCGAGTACACCCGCTACCAGGTGATCACTGCCGCCGGCGAGACCGCCGCGGACGACCGCACTGGCCAGCCGCGCGTCGGCACCCCGGAGGACAAGTTCAACCTGATGGCGGAATACACCATCGACCTGAATTCCGGCGCCAACGTGGTATTGCGCGGTGATTACAACTGGACCGGCGAGCGTGTCGGCACCATCACCGATGCTTCCCTGGTGATTCCGGATTACCAGCTGCTGAATGCGCGCATGTCCTTCAATAGCGCAGATGACCGCTACACAGTATCCGGCTGGGTTCAGAACGTTACTGACGAGGAAGTGGTGGGCAGCTACGGCGGCCCAGGTGAAGCCATCGGTTCCAATACCGGGTGGCGTTTCGCGCCGCGCACCGTTGGTGCCGACGTTACCGTACGCTTCTGA
- a CDS encoding penicillin acylase family protein, with translation MAEPRTLTLPRLLFRIVTIVAALLLLAWLAVWLWMRQSLPILEGTLDTGELQAPVTIRRDAQGVAQIDSTDRNSSAFALGFLHAQERFFQMDLLRRNSAGELAELVGPAALKHDRAVRVHQFRKRAERNVAAMPPAQRQLLAQYVKGVNYGLQHLGAKPWEYALLGQEPQPWTAADSMLTLFSMYLTLQSASGDYERRDTALAQLLPADLYHFFFPAGGRWDAPLIGDARGPVTMPQTDVAALLKSDDAIAYQPMASEDMIIGSNNWVVGGALTDDGSAILADDMHLGLTVPNIWYRASWRIPGTDRYQRGATLPGGPIAVVGSNGLVAWGFTNTGGDWSDLIPLELNEDGSQYRTPDGWRDFDIDEERIAVKGAEPDTLEVRKTIWGPVVGKDYQGRPLAFRWVAHDIQGCNLNLLRMEGVKSAKEALDLGPALGIPHQNLVVGDRDGHIGWTVAGAIPRRVGFDGSRSASWADGSRRWDGYLGVDEQPRVYDPPSHRIWTANARTMDGKFLSIMGNQGYALGARQQQIRDDLMARDHFTEKDLLAIQLDDRAVFLQRWQQALMQLVDGNANYRDVRAQVQNWGGRASADSVGYRIVRNYRLKFIELASAPLVTYMRRYQEGFSLNPVNRQIEYASWAMLEREPKNLLNPDYESWQGLKMAALDQVLQEMAKDGRPLAEQTWGVQNTAQIHHPLARAVSAINWFTAMPAEPLSGDTHMPRVQGPDKGASERMVVSPGHEERAIFHMATGQSAHPMSPFFGNGHEDWVKGNPSPLEKQATRYELTLR, from the coding sequence ATGGCCGAGCCACGCACCCTTACCCTTCCCCGTCTGTTATTCCGTATTGTCACCATCGTTGCCGCCCTGTTGCTGCTAGCCTGGCTCGCCGTATGGTTGTGGATGCGCCAGAGCCTGCCGATTCTGGAGGGCACGTTGGATACCGGTGAGCTGCAGGCGCCGGTAACCATTCGCCGCGACGCCCAGGGCGTGGCGCAGATCGACTCCACTGACCGCAACAGCAGCGCCTTTGCGCTGGGGTTCCTGCACGCGCAGGAGCGCTTTTTCCAGATGGACCTGTTGCGGCGCAATTCCGCCGGTGAGCTGGCGGAACTCGTGGGCCCCGCAGCACTGAAGCATGACCGCGCCGTGCGCGTGCACCAGTTCCGCAAGCGCGCCGAGCGCAATGTCGCCGCCATGCCCCCGGCCCAGCGCCAGCTGCTGGCCCAGTACGTGAAAGGGGTGAACTACGGCCTGCAGCATCTCGGAGCCAAACCGTGGGAATACGCCCTGCTCGGCCAGGAACCGCAGCCCTGGACCGCTGCCGACAGCATGCTGACCCTGTTCAGCATGTACCTCACACTGCAGAGCGCCAGCGGCGACTACGAACGGCGCGACACGGCACTGGCACAGCTGCTGCCGGCCGATCTCTACCACTTCTTCTTCCCCGCCGGGGGTCGCTGGGATGCGCCGTTGATTGGCGACGCACGCGGCCCGGTGACCATGCCGCAGACGGACGTTGCCGCGCTGCTGAAAAGTGACGACGCCATCGCCTACCAGCCGATGGCGAGCGAGGACATGATTATCGGCAGCAACAACTGGGTCGTGGGCGGCGCCCTGACCGATGACGGCAGCGCCATCCTCGCCGACGATATGCACCTGGGGCTGACCGTGCCGAATATCTGGTATCGCGCCAGCTGGCGCATTCCCGGCACCGACCGCTACCAGCGCGGCGCGACCCTGCCCGGCGGTCCGATCGCGGTGGTCGGCAGCAACGGCCTGGTGGCCTGGGGTTTCACCAATACCGGCGGCGACTGGAGCGACCTGATTCCGCTGGAACTGAACGAGGACGGCAGCCAGTACCGCACGCCGGACGGCTGGCGCGACTTCGATATCGACGAGGAGCGCATCGCCGTGAAGGGCGCGGAGCCCGACACCCTGGAGGTGCGTAAAACGATCTGGGGCCCGGTGGTAGGCAAGGATTACCAGGGCCGCCCGCTGGCGTTCCGCTGGGTGGCACACGACATCCAGGGCTGCAACCTCAACCTGCTGCGCATGGAAGGCGTGAAGAGTGCGAAAGAAGCGCTGGACCTCGGTCCGGCGCTGGGGATTCCGCACCAGAACCTGGTGGTGGGTGACCGCGACGGCCATATCGGCTGGACGGTGGCGGGCGCCATTCCGCGGCGGGTTGGTTTCGATGGCAGCCGCTCCGCTTCCTGGGCCGACGGCAGCCGCCGCTGGGACGGCTATCTGGGTGTAGACGAGCAGCCGCGCGTCTACGATCCGCCCTCACACCGCATCTGGACCGCCAACGCACGCACCATGGACGGCAAATTCCTGTCGATTATGGGCAACCAGGGTTACGCACTCGGCGCGCGCCAGCAGCAGATTCGCGACGACCTGATGGCGCGCGATCACTTCACCGAAAAGGATCTGCTGGCAATTCAGCTGGACGACCGCGCCGTATTCCTGCAGCGCTGGCAGCAGGCGCTGATGCAGCTGGTCGACGGCAATGCGAACTACCGCGACGTGCGCGCCCAGGTGCAGAACTGGGGCGGTCGCGCCAGCGCCGATTCCGTCGGCTACCGCATTGTGCGCAATTACCGCCTGAAGTTTATCGAGCTGGCGTCGGCGCCGCTGGTGACCTACATGCGCCGTTACCAGGAGGGCTTTAGCCTCAACCCGGTCAATCGCCAGATCGAATATGCGTCCTGGGCGATGCTCGAGCGCGAGCCGAAAAATCTGCTCAACCCGGACTACGAGTCGTGGCAGGGACTGAAAATGGCCGCGCTCGACCAGGTGTTGCAGGAGATGGCGAAGGACGGACGTCCGCTGGCCGAACAGACCTGGGGGGTGCAGAACACCGCGCAGATTCACCACCCGCTGGCGCGCGCGGTGAGCGCCATCAACTGGTTTACCGCCATGCCGGCCGAGCCGCTTTCCGGCGATACCCATATGCCGCGGGTGCAGGGCCCGGACAAGGGCGCGTCCGAGCGCATGGTGGTTTCACCGGGGCACGAGGAGCGCGCCATCTTCCATATGGCGACCGGCCAGAGCGCGCACCCGATGTCGCCCTTCTTCGGCAACGGTCATGAGGATTGGGTTAAAGGCAATCCGTCGCCGCTGGAGAAGCAGGCGACGCGTTACGAACTGACGTTGCGTTGA
- the cysG gene encoding siroheme synthase CysG, with translation MRYLPLAFDLKERPCLLVGGGGIATRKARLLHKAGARLLVLAPEISDELRQLVSDSGGEYFAARYRVDFLDGVDLVIAATADESVNAAVSADARARHLPVNAVDAPDLCTFTFPSVVERGPMAIGISSGGAAPVLARRIRAQLETLLSPGIGALAEMAARIRARVKAALPERERKDFWDWVFAGPVASQVEAGGIEAGEQTLLAQLAQWRGRPATRGEVYLVGGGPGDPDLLTFRALRLMQQADVVLYDRLVSPQVMELVRRDAERIYVGKKKEFHSVPQDDINQLLVDLAREGKKVLRLKGGDPFIFGRGGEEIDRIAAAGIPFQVVPGITAASGCASYAGIPLTHRDYSQSVRFITGHLKQGELKLPWRELAASGQTLVFYMGLTGLETICRQLIAHGLPADTPAALVEKGTTPEQRVVTGDLTSLPQRAVSEAVEAPALTIIGGVVSLHDKLAWYRTRH, from the coding sequence ATGCGTTACCTCCCTCTAGCCTTCGACCTCAAAGAGCGCCCCTGTCTATTGGTGGGTGGCGGCGGTATCGCCACGCGCAAGGCGCGCCTGCTGCATAAAGCGGGCGCGCGCCTGTTGGTGCTGGCACCCGAAATCAGCGATGAGCTGCGCCAGCTGGTCAGCGATAGCGGCGGCGAGTATTTCGCGGCGCGCTACCGCGTTGATTTTCTCGACGGTGTTGACCTGGTGATTGCCGCCACCGCCGATGAAAGTGTCAACGCCGCCGTCTCCGCTGATGCCCGCGCCCGGCACCTGCCGGTCAACGCGGTAGATGCACCGGATCTGTGCACCTTTACCTTTCCCTCGGTGGTCGAGCGCGGCCCCATGGCCATCGGCATCAGCAGTGGCGGCGCCGCACCGGTGCTGGCGCGACGCATTCGCGCGCAACTGGAAACGCTGCTGTCGCCGGGCATTGGTGCACTGGCCGAGATGGCCGCACGCATACGCGCGCGGGTCAAGGCGGCGCTGCCGGAGCGCGAGCGCAAGGATTTCTGGGACTGGGTGTTTGCCGGACCGGTGGCGAGCCAGGTGGAAGCCGGCGGTATCGAAGCCGGCGAGCAGACGTTACTTGCCCAGCTGGCCCAGTGGCGTGGCCGCCCGGCTACCCGGGGGGAAGTCTACCTGGTGGGCGGCGGCCCCGGCGATCCGGACCTGCTGACCTTTCGCGCACTGCGCCTGATGCAGCAGGCCGATGTGGTGCTCTACGATCGCCTGGTATCCCCGCAGGTCATGGAGCTGGTGCGCCGCGACGCCGAGCGCATTTACGTAGGCAAGAAAAAAGAATTTCACTCGGTGCCGCAGGACGATATCAACCAGCTGCTGGTGGACCTGGCACGCGAGGGCAAAAAGGTGTTGCGCCTGAAGGGCGGTGACCCGTTTATCTTTGGCCGCGGCGGCGAAGAGATCGACAGAATCGCTGCAGCCGGTATTCCGTTCCAGGTGGTGCCGGGCATTACTGCCGCGTCCGGCTGCGCCAGCTACGCCGGCATCCCGCTCACCCATCGTGATTACTCGCAGTCGGTGCGCTTTATTACCGGTCATTTGAAACAGGGCGAGCTGAAATTGCCGTGGCGGGAACTGGCGGCGTCGGGGCAGACGCTGGTGTTCTATATGGGGCTGACCGGGCTGGAGACCATCTGCCGCCAGCTGATTGCTCACGGCCTGCCGGCGGACACGCCGGCAGCGCTGGTGGAGAAGGGCACCACACCGGAACAGCGGGTAGTGACCGGTGATCTGACCTCACTGCCGCAGCGGGCCGTTTCCGAAGCGGTGGAGGCACCGGCGCTGACGATCATCGGTGGCGTTGTCAGCCTGCACGATAAACTCGCCTGGTACCGCACCCGGCACTGA